A genomic segment from Hymenobacter cellulosilyticus encodes:
- the traK gene encoding conjugative transposon protein TraK yields MFASLKTIDSAFQQVKTLALVFILAVLLLAGTIAYFAFQTTNAAAQRIYVLEGGQLLTAGARDARANRPVEARSHVTRFHELFFTLDPDQKAIDSNVDKALYLADNSAKRQYENFKEKGFYNDLIAANISLEMSVDSVVITNSRPLAARCYGHQRVIRATSVTTRNFLSECSLRDVTRSENNPHGFLMENWRVLKNEDLSTLPR; encoded by the coding sequence ATGTTCGCATCCCTGAAAACCATTGATTCGGCCTTCCAGCAGGTCAAAACCCTGGCGCTGGTCTTCATCCTGGCCGTGCTGCTGCTGGCCGGCACCATCGCCTACTTCGCATTCCAAACCACCAACGCCGCGGCGCAGCGCATCTACGTCCTGGAAGGCGGACAGCTGCTCACCGCCGGCGCCCGGGACGCGCGGGCCAACCGGCCGGTGGAGGCCCGCAGTCACGTCACCCGCTTTCACGAGTTGTTTTTCACGCTCGACCCCGACCAGAAAGCCATTGACAGCAACGTCGACAAGGCCTTGTACCTGGCCGACAACTCCGCCAAGCGGCAGTATGAGAACTTCAAGGAGAAGGGCTTTTACAACGACCTGATTGCCGCCAACATCAGCCTGGAGATGAGCGTGGACAGCGTGGTCATCACCAACTCCCGGCCCTTGGCAGCACGATGCTACGGGCATCAGCGGGTCATCCGGGCGACCTCCGTCACCACCCGCAACTTCCTTTCCGAGTGCTCGCTGCGGGACGTGACGCGCTCGGAAAACAACCCCCACGGCTTCCTGATGGAAAATTGGCGCGTGCTCAAGAACGAGGACCTCAGCACGCTTCCCCGCTAA
- a CDS encoding TraG family conjugative transposon ATPase has protein sequence MSNKVLPSASLESKQPIYKVEKDCLVSKNADVTVAFRLELPEIFTLSREDYAQLQAAFVKAVRLLPDHCVVHKQDWYVEDQYAPGFEAERTLLSSSYERHFHERPFLNHFCYLYITKCSSERPDWGSSAGLLARRHIVPRQMLDARELESFFDSVGQFVRTLEGVGPTSAPYIKSHRLTSDELAGTEQAAGLLEKYLALDLSDQARQVDLDLTGGLKVGTEYCQMFSVANLDDLPTSVETDIRYEPYSTEHSDFPISFAAPLGLLLGCNHILNQYVFLDNTQKTVKTFEQKKDRLNSLSLYSRQNAINHAYYNAFLNELLTHKRRPVRVHCNVLTWSHKEDTLSEVRKLVNAAFNAMNCKPRQNTVDIAALYWGGIPGNAGDFPSEETFYTFIEQAVCFWACETNYRSTGATKGVKLSDRLTGKPVLVDLSDEPMKRQIIFNRNKFVLGPSGSGKSFFTNHMVRQYYEQGAHVLLVDTGNSYKGLCELVGGVYFTYEEDDPIAFNPFLISGKLDVEKKESIKTLLQALWKKDDETVSQSEYVSLSTAVSLYYVMLEANAHIKPSFNTFYEFVKTTYRRVLEEEKVREKDFDIDNFLYVLGPYYRGGEYDYLLNSEKELDLVQAPFIVFELDNIKDHPILFPVVTLIIMETFISKMRKLKGVRKMILIEEAWKALTTPGMAAYIKYLFKTVRKFFGEAIVVTQEIDDIIGNELVKDAIINNSDCKILLDQRKFLGRFDEIQALLSLTPKEKDLVLSINRDNKAARGRYTEVFISLGGVVSKVYAIEVSKEEYVTYTTEETEKVRLFEKFRQTGDMPTAIKLFAAELREGVGA, from the coding sequence ATGAGCAACAAGGTTCTGCCCTCCGCTTCCCTGGAATCCAAGCAGCCCATCTACAAGGTGGAAAAGGACTGCCTGGTCTCGAAGAATGCCGACGTGACGGTGGCCTTCCGGTTGGAGCTGCCCGAAATCTTCACCCTCTCGCGGGAAGACTACGCCCAGCTGCAAGCGGCCTTTGTCAAGGCCGTGCGCCTGCTGCCCGACCACTGCGTGGTGCACAAGCAGGACTGGTACGTGGAGGACCAGTACGCTCCGGGCTTCGAGGCCGAGCGCACGCTGCTTTCCTCCTCCTACGAGCGCCACTTCCACGAGCGGCCCTTCCTCAACCACTTCTGCTACCTGTACATCACCAAGTGCTCCTCCGAGCGCCCGGACTGGGGCAGTTCGGCCGGCCTGCTGGCCCGGCGCCACATCGTGCCCCGCCAGATGCTCGACGCCCGGGAGCTGGAAAGTTTTTTCGACAGCGTCGGCCAGTTCGTGCGCACGCTGGAAGGGGTGGGGCCCACTTCTGCGCCCTACATCAAGTCCCACCGCCTGACCTCCGATGAGCTGGCCGGCACCGAGCAGGCAGCGGGCCTGCTGGAAAAGTACCTGGCCCTGGATCTGTCCGACCAGGCCCGGCAGGTGGATCTGGATTTGACGGGCGGCCTGAAAGTAGGCACCGAGTACTGCCAGATGTTCTCGGTGGCCAACCTCGATGACTTGCCCACGTCGGTGGAAACGGACATTCGCTACGAGCCCTACAGCACCGAGCACTCCGACTTTCCCATCTCCTTCGCCGCCCCGCTGGGGTTGCTGTTGGGCTGTAATCACATCCTGAACCAGTACGTGTTCCTGGATAACACCCAGAAGACGGTCAAAACCTTCGAGCAGAAGAAGGACCGGCTCAACTCGCTCTCGCTCTACTCGCGGCAAAACGCCATCAACCACGCGTACTACAATGCCTTCCTCAACGAACTGCTAACCCACAAGCGCCGCCCGGTGCGGGTGCACTGCAACGTGCTTACCTGGTCCCATAAGGAGGACACGCTGAGTGAGGTGCGCAAGCTCGTGAATGCCGCCTTCAACGCCATGAACTGCAAGCCCCGGCAGAACACGGTGGACATCGCTGCGCTCTACTGGGGCGGCATCCCGGGCAACGCCGGCGACTTCCCTTCCGAGGAAACCTTCTACACCTTCATCGAGCAGGCCGTCTGCTTCTGGGCCTGCGAAACCAATTACCGCAGTACGGGCGCCACCAAGGGCGTCAAGCTCTCCGACCGGCTCACCGGCAAGCCCGTGCTGGTGGACCTCTCGGACGAGCCCATGAAGCGGCAAATTATCTTCAACCGCAACAAGTTCGTGCTGGGCCCCTCGGGCTCGGGCAAGTCGTTTTTCACCAACCACATGGTGCGCCAGTACTACGAGCAGGGCGCCCACGTGCTGCTGGTCGACACCGGCAACTCCTACAAAGGCCTCTGCGAACTGGTGGGCGGGGTGTACTTCACCTACGAGGAGGATGACCCGATTGCCTTCAACCCCTTCCTGATTTCGGGCAAGCTGGACGTCGAGAAGAAGGAATCCATCAAAACGCTGCTGCAGGCGCTCTGGAAAAAAGACGACGAGACGGTGAGCCAGTCCGAGTACGTGTCACTGTCCACGGCCGTGAGTTTGTATTACGTGATGCTCGAAGCCAACGCGCATATCAAGCCCAGTTTCAACACGTTCTACGAGTTTGTAAAAACCACGTATCGAAGAGTGCTGGAAGAGGAAAAGGTGCGCGAAAAGGACTTCGACATCGACAACTTCCTCTACGTGCTCGGGCCCTACTACCGGGGCGGGGAGTACGACTACCTGCTCAATTCAGAAAAGGAGCTGGACCTGGTGCAGGCCCCCTTCATCGTCTTCGAACTCGACAACATCAAGGACCACCCCATCCTGTTTCCGGTGGTCACGCTCATCATCATGGAAACCTTCATCTCCAAGATGCGCAAGCTCAAGGGGGTGCGGAAGATGATTCTGATTGAGGAAGCCTGGAAAGCGCTGACCACGCCGGGCATGGCCGCCTACATCAAGTACCTCTTCAAGACGGTGCGCAAGTTCTTCGGCGAGGCCATCGTGGTGACCCAGGAGATTGACGACATCATCGGCAACGAGCTAGTCAAGGACGCCATCATCAACAACTCGGACTGCAAGATTCTGCTCGACCAGCGCAAGTTCTTGGGCCGCTTCGATGAGATACAGGCCCTGCTCTCGCTCACGCCCAAGGAAAAGGACTTGGTGCTGAGCATCAACCGCGACAACAAGGCCGCCCGAGGCCGCTACACCGAGGTATTCATCAGCCTGGGTGGGGTCGTCTCCAAGGTCTACGCCATTGAGGTGTCGAAGGAAGAGTACGTGACCTACACCACCGAGGAAACCGAGAAAGTGCGGCTGTTCGAGAAGTTCCGCCAGACCGGCGACATGCCCACGGCCATCAAGCTGTTCGCCGCCGAGCTGCGGGAAGGGGTGGGCGCCTGA
- a CDS encoding DUF4133 domain-containing protein produces MPVYDLNRGINKPVEFKGLVGSNIYFLVAGIAFVFALFVTGYLTGVPLLLTMLLTFAAGGGMWAGVFALNRKYGEHGLMKAAARRSSPKYITNRHSRLFQRLNEDLAGRA; encoded by the coding sequence ATGCCCGTGTACGACCTGAACCGGGGCATCAACAAGCCCGTGGAGTTCAAGGGGCTGGTGGGAAGCAACATCTACTTTCTGGTGGCCGGCATCGCCTTCGTGTTTGCCCTGTTCGTGACGGGCTACCTGACGGGCGTGCCGCTGCTGCTGACCATGCTGCTCACCTTCGCCGCCGGGGGCGGGATGTGGGCCGGGGTCTTTGCCCTGAACCGCAAGTATGGCGAGCACGGGCTGATGAAGGCCGCGGCCCGCCGCTCCTCGCCCAAGTACATTACCAACCGGCACAGCCGCTTATTCCAACGCCTTAACGAGGACTTGGCTGGCCGCGCGTAG
- a CDS encoding DUF4134 domain-containing protein, with product MNKKDLFTSLVLLALLLASPQLYAQTGGGNGTAGIQDATTQVTSYFDPLTKLMYAIGAVLGLVGAIKVYSKWNSGDQDTQKTAVSWFGSMIFLVIVATVVRSFFL from the coding sequence ATGAACAAGAAGGATCTTTTCACTTCCCTGGTGTTGCTCGCGCTCCTGCTCGCTTCGCCACAGCTCTATGCCCAGACCGGTGGCGGCAATGGCACGGCCGGCATTCAGGATGCGACCACGCAGGTGACCAGCTACTTTGACCCGCTCACCAAGCTCATGTATGCCATCGGCGCGGTGCTGGGTCTGGTCGGCGCCATCAAGGTGTATAGCAAGTGGAACTCGGGCGACCAGGACACCCAGAAAACGGCGGTGTCGTGGTTTGGCTCCATGATCTTCCTGGTCATCGTGGCCACGGTGGTCCGTTCGTTCTTCCTCTAA
- a CDS encoding helix-turn-helix domain-containing protein has product MTIQTDAEYQAGMSRLEALDSNNPANLAEMEALGNALEAYEESHGHAPVHPDTLIYRIERYMFEHRLKKQELAQLLGITNSRLSEVLNGKRAVNIDLARRLHTKLHIPADFVLMHA; this is encoded by the coding sequence ATGACTATCCAAACAGATGCAGAGTACCAGGCCGGTATGAGCCGCTTGGAAGCCCTCGATAGTAACAACCCCGCTAATCTGGCGGAAATGGAGGCCCTGGGCAATGCCCTCGAAGCCTATGAAGAAAGCCACGGGCATGCTCCTGTGCATCCAGATACGCTTATTTACCGCATCGAGCGCTACATGTTCGAGCACCGCCTCAAGAAACAGGAATTGGCACAGCTGCTGGGCATCACCAACAGCCGCCTGAGTGAGGTGCTCAACGGCAAGCGCGCGGTCAACATCGACCTGGCCCGGCGCCTGCACACCAAGCTCCACATCCCGGCGGACTTCGTGCTCATGCACGCCTAA
- a CDS encoding type II toxin-antitoxin system HigB family toxin, producing MNVLKQKTIRDYAIEHQDVAKEIWEVYKDMKAASWSNAADVKAYDPSATHVGNNRWVFNLLRNRYRLIVKVDYSKLPEFTGQIFIRFIGTHAEYDRISDISNL from the coding sequence ATGAATGTATTAAAACAAAAAACTATAAGAGATTATGCCATTGAACACCAGGATGTAGCCAAAGAGATTTGGGAAGTGTACAAGGATATGAAAGCTGCGAGTTGGAGCAATGCGGCGGATGTGAAAGCCTACGACCCCAGTGCCACCCACGTGGGCAATAACCGCTGGGTTTTCAACTTGCTTCGCAATCGGTACCGCTTGATAGTCAAGGTTGACTATTCCAAGCTACCGGAGTTCACAGGCCAGATTTTCATCCGCTTTATCGGCACCCACGCTGAATATGACCGCATCTCAGACATTTCAAATCTCTGA
- a CDS encoding LytR/AlgR family response regulator transcription factor → MATILIVEDEILIADEIARGLTRLGHHPLEPVDNGDEALGVMARHPVELVLMDINIAGDCDGIATALLVRRQFAVPVVFLTARSDSATLNRAKRAQPYGYLVKPFTDDSLRAQIELALYNAYQAGPTGPVMDLAGAAGDEMLGAAERCPKFKEYLFVRKGSGHVKVLLRDILYFEALQNYVRLHTVKENFVFDSTLKELEQKLPDQFLKTHRSHIVNLDHVQAYEESSVLLGKDYIPVSRSCKDELKNRIHLVG, encoded by the coding sequence ATGGCCACTATCCTGATTGTCGAAGATGAGATTCTGATTGCCGATGAAATCGCCCGCGGGCTCACCCGTCTGGGCCACCATCCCCTGGAACCCGTGGACAATGGGGACGAGGCGCTTGGTGTCATGGCCCGCCACCCCGTGGAACTGGTGCTGATGGATATCAATATCGCCGGCGACTGTGATGGCATTGCCACAGCCCTGTTGGTGCGTCGGCAGTTTGCCGTGCCCGTGGTGTTTCTCACCGCCCGCTCCGACTCGGCCACGCTCAACCGCGCCAAGCGGGCCCAGCCCTACGGCTACCTGGTCAAGCCCTTCACGGATGATTCCCTGCGGGCTCAGATTGAGCTCGCCCTCTACAATGCCTACCAGGCCGGGCCTACCGGTCCGGTAATGGACCTGGCGGGAGCCGCTGGCGACGAGATGTTGGGCGCCGCCGAGCGCTGCCCCAAGTTCAAGGAATACCTGTTCGTGCGCAAAGGCTCGGGCCACGTCAAGGTGCTGCTCCGGGACATCCTCTACTTCGAGGCCCTGCAGAACTACGTGCGCCTGCACACGGTCAAAGAGAACTTCGTATTTGACTCTACCCTCAAGGAGCTGGAGCAGAAGCTGCCCGACCAGTTTTTGAAGACCCACCGCTCTCACATCGTGAACCTCGACCACGTGCAGGCCTATGAGGAAAGCAGTGTGCTGCTGGGCAAGGATTACATCCCGGTCAGCCGCTCTTGCAAAGACGAGCTCAAGAACCGGATTCACCTGGTGGGCTAA
- a CDS encoding sensor histidine kinase, with translation MSQQEARMAVAQAREQQRQRALLGVAWLLTLGLAGACFAYWHLRRNRVLLAGAHRELKAAVAEKEVLVQEIHHRVKNNLQLISSLLAWQSSRSSDPAVVDELTSSRARIQSMALVHDFLYRADNLAHVRLDTYLAELLNSLHTSLNSAQQPIELSAELDAVVMDAREASAFGLLVNELVTNAYKHAFTPRPAAGCTSR, from the coding sequence TTGTCCCAGCAGGAGGCCCGTATGGCCGTAGCTCAGGCGCGGGAGCAGCAGCGCCAGCGCGCCTTGCTCGGCGTCGCCTGGCTGCTGACCCTGGGACTAGCTGGCGCTTGCTTCGCGTACTGGCACCTGCGCCGTAACCGCGTTCTGCTGGCCGGCGCCCACCGGGAGCTGAAGGCGGCCGTGGCCGAAAAGGAAGTCCTGGTGCAGGAAATCCATCACCGGGTGAAAAACAATCTGCAGCTGATCAGCAGCCTGCTGGCCTGGCAGAGCAGCCGCTCGTCGGACCCGGCTGTGGTCGACGAGCTTACCAGCAGTCGGGCACGCATCCAAAGTATGGCCCTGGTGCACGACTTCCTCTACCGGGCCGATAATCTGGCCCACGTACGCTTGGACACCTACCTGGCCGAGCTGCTAAACTCCCTGCACACGTCCCTTAACTCCGCGCAGCAGCCCATCGAGCTCAGCGCCGAGCTTGATGCCGTCGTGATGGATGCTCGGGAGGCCAGCGCCTTCGGCCTGCTGGTCAATGAGCTGGTTACCAACGCGTACAAGCATGCCTTCACCCCCAGACCCGCAGCAGGCTGCACATCACGCTGA
- a CDS encoding ParA family protein, translated as MNKPRVIAFATQKGGAGKSTIGTHVASALCYLYGYKVAMLDCDYPQNTLHAYRNHEQQLLQSDVAFQERLIKQGVTPYPIAISSMEKAVDAIDTLAEKEFDFILVDTPGTVNVSGLSELLERVDYIFLPMEPDMGTIASTMSYMHILGNFTQAQRPESNLVGFYAFWNKFLKAEKRTVYTKTADLFREKGYPLLNSRVESLVSIKDKRSTMFPMPEKELRKLGLGNLITEILTLVVGQGAVTPSGKRLEFAPVEFEQSTPATTLDDNAK; from the coding sequence ATGAATAAACCCCGTGTAATTGCCTTCGCGACTCAGAAAGGAGGGGCGGGCAAGTCAACCATTGGGACGCACGTCGCCTCGGCGCTCTGCTACCTCTACGGCTACAAGGTGGCCATGCTCGACTGCGACTATCCGCAAAATACCCTGCACGCCTACCGCAACCACGAGCAGCAGTTGCTGCAATCGGACGTGGCCTTTCAGGAGCGGCTTATCAAGCAGGGCGTCACCCCGTATCCCATCGCCATTTCCAGCATGGAAAAGGCTGTGGACGCCATTGACACGCTGGCGGAGAAAGAGTTTGACTTCATCCTGGTCGACACGCCGGGCACGGTAAACGTCTCGGGCCTGAGCGAGCTGCTGGAGCGGGTGGACTACATCTTCCTGCCCATGGAGCCGGACATGGGCACTATTGCCTCCACGATGTCCTATATGCACATCCTGGGCAACTTCACCCAGGCGCAACGGCCTGAATCCAACCTGGTGGGTTTCTACGCCTTCTGGAACAAGTTTCTCAAGGCCGAGAAGCGCACGGTCTACACCAAAACCGCTGACCTGTTTCGCGAGAAGGGCTACCCGCTGCTCAACAGCCGGGTGGAGTCCCTAGTCAGCATCAAGGACAAGCGCTCCACGATGTTCCCCATGCCCGAAAAAGAGTTGAGAAAGCTTGGGCTGGGCAACCTCATTACCGAGATACTGACGCTGGTGGTCGGGCAGGGCGCGGTGACGCCTTCGGGCAAGCGCCTGGAGTTCGCGCCGGTAGAGTTCGAGCAGTCCACGCCTGCCACCACCCTCGACGACAACGCCAAATAA
- a CDS encoding plasmid mobilization protein — MTDEAKPEVAEPNRDQQIHFRVTAEEKRAIEVKAKAAGYKKVSDYLRVLGMGNEVKEVLPAELRRQLVGIGTNLNQIARLAQAGKAFTNHEAQLVQALSVIRSYLV, encoded by the coding sequence ATGACTGACGAAGCCAAGCCGGAAGTGGCAGAACCAAACCGTGACCAGCAGATTCATTTTCGCGTAACTGCTGAGGAGAAGAGAGCAATCGAAGTCAAGGCCAAAGCCGCGGGCTATAAGAAGGTATCGGATTACCTGCGGGTGCTTGGAATGGGCAATGAGGTAAAGGAAGTATTGCCAGCGGAACTGCGTCGGCAATTGGTCGGCATCGGTACCAACTTAAACCAAATAGCCCGCCTAGCTCAGGCTGGTAAAGCTTTCACCAACCACGAAGCACAACTAGTGCAAGCACTTTCTGTTATTCGTAGCTACTTGGTATGA
- a CDS encoding relaxase/mobilization nuclease domain-containing protein: MSNVIPGSPVEMAQEMKGTASRSRKVQKPVWHTVLSWKEGEEVSQAQKVAAAQRYCELIGAPIARHQVVVYEHRDKKHAHVHIYINRVPIDGGPALRTDNNFYRQPAITKQISQELGMQPIPERRRSIKDLDPKKQAVRQG, from the coding sequence GTGTCCAACGTCATTCCTGGTAGCCCGGTGGAGATGGCCCAGGAGATGAAAGGCACGGCCAGCCGGAGCCGGAAAGTGCAGAAGCCGGTGTGGCACACGGTGCTTTCCTGGAAGGAAGGGGAGGAGGTGAGCCAGGCGCAAAAGGTCGCGGCGGCACAGCGCTACTGTGAGCTGATTGGTGCGCCCATTGCCCGCCACCAAGTGGTCGTATATGAGCACCGAGATAAGAAGCATGCGCACGTGCATATTTACATAAACCGGGTGCCGATTGATGGCGGGCCGGCACTGCGAACAGACAATAATTTCTATCGGCAGCCGGCTATCACCAAGCAGATAAGCCAAGAGTTGGGCATGCAGCCCATTCCTGAGCGCCGCCGCAGTATCAAGGATTTGGATCCCAAGAAGCAAGCTGTTCGCCAGGGGTGA
- a CDS encoding RHS repeat domain-containing protein, with translation MEPNTQLLAYYRFDEAAGTTIKDLTSGAHNGTFVASASPQRLLSTVPFSPPTLRWSPAASLSASSGTQVVASPSATTSYLVSVQGPGDCAEAQAGLVVHVGELPPASPAEDLDKNWSMTRSFAGANQLLGESKQFVDALGRGTQAQVKSLSQEHVLATQTVYSSGGKPLLSTLAAPTINKEFKYKSGFLQPTGSTDDYRAIDFETDPLGPKAANASTPGTVGYYYSTANTLEPQTATTAYPFSQQEEYGGPLGGTKRSAGPGNSFRMGAGHELRSREFPLLDELAHYLRLRPHFVEGTPASASLRNRGEKQVSTNADGVESIGFTDQDGKTLATCLSGKQYPGLTLNFAVNAVESNAQGEPVYQDIHIPNAGDAVLTISGTGSFRLIDLVAETVTSYPTTGTQLPATLSLAPGFYRVLATGGSQRMQYVAHYGDFSYSYYDDAGRVVATVAPRGVDLTQTTYPAFVTRNTYSGAGTLLSTESTDEGRTEYVYARDGRIRFSQSAKQKYDKRFSYSNYDEVGRVVESGEYTMDTNPALGILFESQLTEQPAANSILALLEDRTRSGGLDVARCHQRNQVWYDLADETLVGRTQEFVLGSVAKTQNEHTTSWYSYDELGRVTWLVQQTQALGLKTVEYTYNLQGNVLEVAYQKGQPDAFYHHYEYDKDQRLNRVYTSTNGLTRSLQAQYYYYLHGPLKRVELAGRLQGIDYAYTVQGWLKSINNVEKRLDAGQDTPTGNGILKDLFGMRLDYFDEDYTSHQLTAPNLTSPANQDQKRYDGTVRASTWQTAAAPTIHGYAYRYDAKGQLLQSTYGQLAANTLSQLPQFAEGDLSYDAHGNIEHLVRTNDKGTISDNFKYQYLPETNKLQAVNTPEGGKLLSYEYDLNGQMTREAEEGKSTKYLTYDVTGKVSGVYRNTDHTLPLATYTYDDRGFRNSKVVYNEVGSAQKTTYYVTDAQGNVLSTYEQEPGQAVVLSEVPLYGSGRIGTITRLDEGEAPSSRAMN, from the coding sequence TTGGAGCCCAATACGCAGCTTCTAGCCTATTACCGTTTTGATGAGGCAGCTGGAACAACCATCAAAGACCTTACCTCGGGTGCCCATAACGGCACTTTCGTAGCGTCTGCTTCTCCACAGCGGCTGCTTTCCACGGTTCCTTTTTCCCCACCAACGTTACGCTGGAGTCCAGCTGCATCCTTATCGGCTTCCTCGGGCACACAGGTCGTTGCCAGCCCTTCGGCAACGACCAGCTACCTGGTATCCGTCCAGGGGCCCGGAGACTGTGCCGAAGCCCAGGCCGGCCTGGTTGTGCACGTAGGGGAGCTACCCCCGGCTTCCCCGGCAGAGGACCTGGATAAAAACTGGTCCATGACCCGTTCCTTTGCCGGAGCCAATCAGCTGTTAGGGGAGTCCAAACAATTTGTGGATGCCCTAGGGCGAGGTACGCAGGCCCAGGTGAAAAGCCTAAGCCAAGAACATGTGCTCGCTACCCAGACGGTGTATAGCTCCGGTGGCAAGCCCTTGCTCAGCACCTTAGCGGCTCCGACCATCAATAAGGAGTTCAAGTATAAGTCCGGGTTCTTACAGCCGACTGGCTCAACGGACGACTACCGCGCAATTGACTTCGAAACGGATCCGTTGGGACCCAAAGCAGCCAATGCCTCTACGCCGGGCACCGTCGGCTATTATTACAGCACGGCCAATACCCTGGAGCCGCAAACGGCTACCACGGCGTACCCGTTTAGCCAGCAGGAAGAATACGGAGGTCCACTAGGAGGCACTAAGCGCAGTGCGGGTCCGGGCAATAGCTTCCGCATGGGAGCCGGACACGAACTCCGCAGCCGGGAGTTTCCCCTGCTGGATGAGCTGGCCCATTACCTGCGCTTGCGGCCTCACTTCGTGGAGGGTACCCCCGCGTCGGCCTCCTTGCGCAACCGCGGCGAAAAGCAGGTGAGCACCAACGCGGATGGCGTCGAAAGTATTGGGTTTACGGACCAGGATGGGAAAACCCTGGCCACCTGCTTAAGCGGGAAACAGTACCCCGGCCTGACACTCAATTTCGCGGTGAATGCGGTGGAGAGTAATGCGCAGGGAGAACCGGTGTACCAGGATATTCACATTCCCAATGCCGGCGATGCCGTTCTGACCATTAGCGGTACGGGGAGCTTCCGCCTTATTGACCTGGTAGCTGAAACCGTTACAAGCTATCCGACGACGGGCACACAACTGCCGGCTACGCTTAGCCTAGCACCAGGCTTTTACCGGGTTCTCGCAACCGGTGGCAGCCAGCGGATGCAGTACGTGGCCCACTATGGCGACTTTAGCTACTCGTACTATGACGATGCGGGACGCGTCGTCGCGACGGTCGCGCCCCGTGGCGTAGACCTGACCCAGACCACCTATCCGGCCTTTGTCACGCGCAACACCTACAGTGGGGCGGGTACTCTGCTCAGTACGGAAAGCACGGATGAGGGGCGTACCGAGTATGTCTATGCCCGCGACGGCCGTATCCGCTTTTCCCAAAGCGCGAAACAGAAGTACGATAAGCGTTTTTCCTACTCGAACTACGACGAAGTAGGCCGCGTGGTAGAATCCGGCGAGTACACCATGGATACAAACCCCGCATTGGGCATACTCTTCGAGAGCCAACTCACCGAGCAGCCCGCGGCCAACAGTATTCTGGCGCTGCTGGAAGATCGTACGCGTAGCGGCGGGTTGGATGTAGCCCGCTGCCACCAGCGTAATCAGGTGTGGTATGATCTGGCGGATGAAACGTTGGTCGGCCGTACTCAGGAGTTTGTATTGGGATCCGTCGCCAAAACGCAGAACGAGCACACCACCAGCTGGTACAGCTACGATGAGCTGGGCCGGGTTACGTGGCTGGTGCAGCAAACCCAGGCACTGGGCTTGAAGACGGTGGAGTATACCTACAATCTCCAGGGTAATGTATTGGAAGTGGCCTACCAAAAGGGACAGCCCGATGCCTTTTACCACCACTACGAATACGACAAGGACCAGCGCCTGAACCGGGTATATACCAGCACGAATGGGCTCACCCGTTCGCTGCAGGCCCAGTACTATTACTACCTCCACGGACCCTTGAAGCGCGTGGAGCTGGCAGGCCGCCTGCAGGGCATTGACTATGCCTACACGGTACAGGGGTGGCTCAAGAGCATCAACAACGTGGAGAAACGCTTGGATGCCGGACAGGATACGCCCACAGGCAATGGCATCCTGAAAGACCTGTTTGGGATGCGCTTGGATTACTTTGACGAGGACTACACCAGCCATCAGCTCACGGCGCCTAATCTAACGAGTCCTGCCAACCAGGACCAGAAACGTTACGACGGTACAGTGCGGGCCAGCACCTGGCAGACGGCAGCGGCTCCGACCATTCACGGCTACGCGTACCGCTACGATGCCAAAGGCCAACTGCTGCAATCAACGTATGGACAGCTGGCGGCAAACACCCTGAGTCAGCTTCCGCAGTTTGCGGAGGGCGACCTGAGCTATGATGCCCACGGCAACATTGAACACCTGGTCCGCACCAACGATAAAGGCACCATCAGTGACAACTTCAAGTATCAGTACCTGCCTGAGACGAACAAGCTGCAGGCTGTCAATACGCCGGAAGGAGGAAAGCTGCTCAGCTATGAGTACGACCTCAACGGGCAGATGACGCGGGAAGCCGAAGAAGGCAAGAGCACGAAATACCTGACCTACGATGTAACAGGCAAAGTGAGCGGTGTGTACCGCAATACGGACCATACCCTGCCCCTGGCGACGTACACCTATGATGATCGGGGCTTTCGCAATAGCAAGGTCGTCTACAACGAAGTGGGTAGTGCGCAGAAGACGACCTACTACGTTACCGACGCGCAGGGCAACGTGCTTAGCACGTACGAGCAGGAACCAGGGCAGGCCGTAGTGCTCTCCGAAGTTCCCTTGTACGGTTCGGGTCGTATTGGGACCATTACCCGCCTCGACGAGGGGGAAGCACCCTCGAGCCGCGCTATGAATTGA